AGTTCCTCCAAGCAGAGCTTGATACTTTCTGGGTTCAAAAAGGAGGAGAAGATCCAGTCGAATGGTGTCGCAAAATGAAGAGGCGCCTGCCTTTACTTCATCTCAAAGATTATGTGGTCACTTTAGAAAGAGAGATTCTCTTTGGTGAAGTTGGATCAGGGAGTTTGAACTGGGATGCCATCATTCGTGAGGCTGATGAGGCTGGCTGTGAATGGTTTATTGTGGAGCAAGACACCAGCACCAGAGATCCTTTTGAATCAATCAAGATGAGCTTCGATTTCCTGATGCAGAAAACAGAAGCTCTGAATCAATAGTGATCTTCAGTCAGTGAACATCTAGCGTGCTGCCCACAGCATTCCCCGTTCAAAAATAGTTGCCATCTCTTGGACTTTAAATTCCTCTGCAACATGGCCCAAGGCACTGTAGAAGACTCGTCCTACTCCATGCACTCTTTTCCATACCACCGGCATTTTCACACCTTTGACCCAGGAACAATGCTCACCCGTGAAGGTGGTTGTAGCAAGTACTTCATTCGATGGGTCCACATGCATGAAGTACTGCTCGGATTTGTAAGGGAAATCTTGAATACCTTCTGTGATTGGATCTTCGTTAGGGAGGATTTCCACTGAAAAATCAATAATATTGCCTGGATGAGCAACCCACT
The SAR324 cluster bacterium DNA segment above includes these coding regions:
- a CDS encoding sugar phosphate isomerase/epimerase — protein: FLQAELDTFWVQKGGEDPVEWCRKMKRRLPLLHLKDYVVTLEREILFGEVGSGSLNWDAIIREADEAGCEWFIVEQDTSTRDPFESIKMSFDFLMQKTEALNQ
- a CDS encoding ThuA domain-containing protein; translated protein: MAQKKALIAWGGWEGHTPQESTEITKEILENNHFAVDVVEGTEAFRDPDLSRYNLIVPVITMSTIEKAEVENLCKTIEKGTGLAGFHGCMCDSFRNSVDYQFMTGGQWVAHPGNIIDFSVEILPNEDPITEGIQDFPYKSEQYFMHVDPSNEVLATTTFTGEHCSWVKGVKMPVVWKRVHGVGRVFYSALGHVAEEFKVQEMATIFERGMLWAAR